The genomic window TCCATATAGTGAGGGGGGTAAATGAGTAAATACACGGTAATACTTGGTTGAATTTCAGAACCCCAAATCTCAGAAGGTTCATATATGACACCACTTTAAAAagctcaaaaataaattattatttaagcaTAGAGAAGCAAATGCAAATGTATGATTCAAGCTCTTTTTAAGAACTTCatgaatgagtttttaaaaatcaggaagtgAACATGGCAGGGACAGTCACAGCAAGAGGATGGTGAACAAAAATTGTGGCCAACTTTCTAGATTTAGTGCTAGACGTTCCATCCTGAGTGTTGATATAATTTGTTTTATAGGTAAGATGTATGTTACATATGTTCTCTTTACGTGTTGAGAGCGGTACTGAAAATGATCCTGGGCAAAGCATTCTTGCATAAAAACAAGTTCCAAGCATCATCTACTTTGTCATAAAGGAAATTCTATGAAGGAGAATTCCAAACCTTATGGCGTTTCTGCAGATGGAATTACTTTCTGttagagaatgggagaaaaggaaggcTGACAGTCATTAAAAAGGCccatgaagggcgcctgggtggctcagtggtttaagctgctgccttcggctcaggtcatgatctcgggatcctgggatcgagtcccgcatcgggctctctgcttggcagggagcctgcttccttctcactctctctgcctacctctctgcctacttgtgatttctctctgtcaaataaataaataaaatctttaaaaaaaaaaaaaaggcccatgAATTAGAAAACTCAAGATTTGGGTTACAATTAACCCACTCTTCCTCCAGCTCTTGTAAACTTTCTGTCTACTCAGGTTTTCAAAACCTTTGTGGCAGCTTTCTGACCGCACTGTGCCTAAGGAGGTACACGTGTGCGTGTGTATTTCACATGTGTTTCGTGTATTCAtgtaagtgtatgtgtgtatatcccTCCCTCAATTCTGTTAGAAAAGAAattacactttttaaattaatgtatctTCTCTCCTTCCATCATCTCATCAAGGTAGTTGATGATGGTAAATTCACCATATATTGGGTTCTTTTGATCACTACTTTTCAGAGCACAGAAGTCTTTGATCCTGTCCCTTAATCCATTAATGGACATTACAGATACCCATACAGGTACAGATAGACGGATAGGTAGAGACAGGTGTGCTTTGAATGACTTGCAGTTGTCGGCAGGAATGATATCTGGAAGActatggggagggggtggctgaaCTCTGCAGAATggacaggaggaagcagagggaatTTGTGGCCCTTCTGTGAAAGGTTCACATAGCAGGTCCATTATAGTCCAGTATTCAGAAACCTAAATTTcctaaaaggagagaaaaataaaaaaagaactcaaagccAGATTGTATGGGTTATTTCTGCCTTGGTGATCCAGGCATCTAACCCTCTGTTGTTCAAGGTATCTTGATTAATTTGTGTCATTGCCGATCCATCTTGGGAAATGGACTTGACCTCAGCCAGACCTGGATGTCACTTTACTACTTTATATTGGAACAACTGGTGACTTCGATAATTCACATGATTTGCCCCTGATAATattgtcattttttcccctaaagaacAATTCTTAGAACACAAAAGAACAGATTGGAATATTAAAATAGATGCGAGAGTCCTATCCTAaaggagagatttttttcccaagttaTGTGACCTGCAACTGGCCTTTGTCCAGAAATCATGTTTTCTTCATTGAAAACTCCCTTCCACAGAGGTTGGACAAAATGTACTGACAAAGTTTAactctttttcccctcctttctagATTCTGTGCAGTTTATCTTCCTTTAGTTAGGACACTGTACCAGGCACATCAAGTTCATTTGGCCACAATTTACGTTGTTACATTTTAGGCTCCTAGATGTGGGAGACGCCTGCATCTCGTTATCCATAACTGTCCAAACAAtctcaaatgtgtattttttctgcAGATGACTAGTTTATCCATTTTCTGATAcctttcaaatttgatttcagaGGCTTGCCTTTTGTGGCGTTTTCACCAAATCAGCCTCTTGGGAGGTTTCAAGAGTAAAGCAGATGTgtggtattaaaaacaaaaccaattcaCAAAACCCACAAGGACATTTTTGTCCAGACTTGAATGAGgataaaaaatttctttcaactCCTACAGAGCTGAACACACGTGTAAGTATTGCTGGGGCCAGTGAGACTAGAAGGACAAAGACCCCGCCCCCCGCAGGTGCACTAGAGTTCCCGCTGATAGAAGGAAGAATACAATCAGTCCCTCAGACAAGGTTTGCATTTACATCAAAACTAAGCAAGTCTTTTTGATGGAGAAATTATGAAAAGCTATAAGAGAACACTGGAATCTCAAGGATGCCTCTGGTGAGAGTGGCAGAGGGGTTCGTGACTGTGCTTCTGGACATCGCTGTGATGTCTGTGCTTGTGTAGCTAAATAAACAGGTTACATTCCTGGGGTTCATTTATGAAAAGCAGTGGTTCCTGTAGCTGTCATCCCCAAAGCTCCCCTcttatatctaatatatatatatttttaaagatttatttatttatttatttgacagagagagagagagagagatcacaagtaggcagagaggcaggcagagagagaggaggaagcaggctccctgcggagcagagagcccaatgtggggctcgatcccaggaccctgagattatgacctgagccaaaggcagtggcttaatccactgagccactcaggcgcccctatatctaatatatatatatatatatttttttttttttttaagagagggaacacaagcagggggagtgagagagagagaagcaggcctccagctgagcaggagcccgatgcgggactcgatcccaggaccccagaatcatgacccgagccgaagtcagatgcttaaggactgagccacccaggtgcccctacatctaGTATTTTTAATGGCCCCTTCCCTAGGCTGAAGTTAAATTCTTTGGTAAGAACACCTAAATGCATGCATAATTTTCCAAAATCACGAAACACCATAAGcgttacataaaaacaaaataagagacaGTTGTTTTAACAATAAAGGAGATAATTTCAACATACAAATGTGTGGGTCCCAAACCAAGAAACATAAATTAGAAGCTGGGTATTTGCACTTGTGTTAGTGAGAAATAAAACCAATGGATGGAAGTGCATATAGGTGTGAAGAGACTTCTTATATGGAACTGGGTCATGCAATTATGGAGGCCGACAAGGCTTGAGATATGCAGGCTGAGTCGGCGCACTGGGGACCCAGGGGAGCCAATGGCGAAGTTCCAGTCCTGAGGCCACCAGCAGCTTCGAGACCCAGGCAGGGCCCATGtctcagtctgagtccaaaggcaggaaaaagccAGTATCCCACTTCCAAAGCAGCCAGACACCAGGAATTCTTACTCAGGGGAAGGACAGCCTTTGCATTCCATTCCTGATTTCAACTGATTGaacgaggcccacccacattagggagAATAATCTGCTTTACAAATCAAGCCTAACAATTTACATGTTTTACTCTCATCAGAAAACCCCCCTCACAGAAACACCCACAATGATGTTTGTCCAAATATCTGGGCAACACacagcccagtcaagttgacacacacacagaaccagGCATCACAGAACCTGTGGGTAGAATTATCCTGAAGGAAACAAGGACCTTGTAGATCAACTCAGATGATCAAATACCAAGGCACTCACTCTCAgtgatgtgactttttttttttttttttgaaaacagtaATTCTTGGGGGACATGTGAAAAGGACAAAATACaacttaatttataaaatgatgcATTCTTGGAAATTTCAGTGCCTActgaactacacacacacacacacacacacacacacacacacacacacgtgcaaaGACCTCGTGCTTCTTTGTGAAAGGAGTCAGGTTCTGGGATTGATTAACAAGTTTTTCACCTTCAATTTGCTATGGGATGGTTGGAAGTCATGCATAACCGACTCAGTTTTTCATGGGACATCTAACATTTCTGGTCTTTTCCTAACTGTCAGTGGTGCACCTTCCCCCAAGCCCTGGGGCAGCCTAAGAACAGTCTGCCTGGTTTCTAGAATGCTCCCTAAGGGCCACTGTTGTTCTGTGAGGAGACAGACACTGGTTACTTTCATTGCAGAAGCTACAGAATGGGAACGTCGACAGCGGGAGCCACCGAAAGGCTTCCAGGAATGCCGGAATGTCCCCAGATAAAGTCTGAGATGCTGAAATGCCCGTTTCGAGGCATCAACCCTGGGTAAGCCAACTGGTCCCTGTGTCTCGTGGAGCTGTCCCAACTCCTTGTCTTCCCAGCAGCTTATCTGGGGACATGTGAACAAGCGGGGGACCTTAATGTGGAGACGAGGTGGATAGCTTTGAAAGCCAAAGTGTCTCTCACTCAGCAGTCCTCTCCAGTGGCCAACTCTCCTGACCAGCTCCGTCTGGAGGTACATATGTCCGCTGGCTTTGACCTTGGGCAGCAGCCCTGAGATTTACATTCAGCTTGAGCCCGGTGATCAGCAAAGCCCAGCAGGACACTGGAATACAAGCAGTGGTCTGCCTCTGTGGGATCCACCGTGACACTGGCTAGCTGCACCTCAGACCTTAACGTATGGGAACTCAACCGTCCTCCAAATATGACACAGAGGCCTGGGGATCCCAAAGGAGTGAACTCCCCGCAGCCACCTCTTGGGGAGACCTGCCTCCCGTCTCCCTCCCCCGGCCTCCAGCCCCACCTGACATGGGACAGGTCCCCTCTGCCTAAAATCAGTCAGCCATGTTGCAAAACTCCCCTTTCTGGAACTTCAGTACTTTGAGAGGAGAACACACGCTCTAGACAAGACAAAGGCCACTGCACCGGCTTGTCCTGGGACCAGCTATCCCCAAACCTCAGTTTTCACTTGCTGttttcctgtccttttttttttttttttttttttttctgagatgtgGTACCAgcctagaaggaaaaaatgaaaataaatgtgtctttagGGGGCAGGGGGTGAAGATGGAAGGAGGAGGTCAGCTATCATTGAGTGTGTCCTTGGGGAAAGAGGCAGTGCAAAGAAAACATGGCCATTGTCCTAAAGGACATATATCCCAACACAGGACCACTGAAGGAGCTTTATACACGATCTGTCTGATTCATGCGTCATGATCTCGTGTGccatattctttttcctttttaacattttatttatttatttaattgacagagagagagagagacagagacagagcacaagcaggcagagggagagggagaagcaggctcccccctgagcagggagcgggagggggggggggctccatcccaggaccctgagatcatgacctgagcctaaggcagatgcttcaccgactgagccacccaggcgccccctagtgtGCTGTGTCCTAagggagagggaacagaatgGGCAAATTCTTCAAACTAGGCACCAGTATTCAGGGCTCAAGCAACACCATCTCTCTAGTTTCCAGTTCCTCAATTCTAAGTAAGAGCAGGGTTTAGCAAGATGATCTTTAAGTTTCCTTCCAGCGTTTAGGATTTTGTCCGTGATTTGTTTCTCTGCTTTAAGAGATCTCTCTGTGCCGTGGCTTAACTTTCTTGGTCTACCAAACACATTTCCACAAAATCAAGTCTTCTCTCTGAACTTTCACTATTGCTAGGAGGATTAGCTAAATCCAAAAGCCGAGGAAATTTTTCCTACCCTGTACAGTGAATTTTGcataaaggcatttaaaaaagaagaaagtaaaatttaaagcCTTTGAAAACTGACAGAAAATCAAAACAGTAACAGATTTATGGAAAATCTGTGAAACTTtccaaagctttttaaaaaattatttgaaaaactaGAGTAAACTTTTCACAAAAGGAATACGTAACACTCAAATCACGTGAGCGGCTGCCATCACTATAAAGAACGTAAAAAGGCAAAGAGACACCAGTTATTAAGGTCAAAATCTGGAATGCTCGAAACACCAGATGCTGGTGAGGACGTGGGACAAAATGAGCCGTGGCTcactgctggtggggatgcaGGATGGAACTGCGCCTTCCACCTTCAAAGGAGTTTGGCCAATTCTTAGAAAACTACACCTGCTCTTCCCAGACAATCCTGCAAGCACGTTctctggtatttacccaaaggagttgagaATTTACGCACACACAAAATTTGCATTCGGATGTCCGTCAGTGAGTGAATGGAGAAATCAATGGAGAAataaactgtggtccatccagacaatggaattcTATTCAGCGCTAAGaagaaatgagctctcaagccatgaaaagacatggaggaaacttaaatgcatatgaCTAAGTGACAGAAGCCAATCTGAAGACGCTACATGCTGTGTGATTCAGCTATGGGGGGGGTAgggcctacttcttcctctccctctgcccctcccccttttgtgctctctcaaattaataaaatcctaaaaagaaaaagaataattttaatgtattgttataACAAAACATAGAGACAGATAATTCCCGGAGGATTTCCTCAGATGcttagaatgaaaaagaatgaagaaaaataatccacTGATAAATGAAGGCTTTTGGGGggtgtatgttttatttaaaaaataaatatgactttttataTCAAAGCGGCTTTAGTTGTGAAAATAATGCAGAATATAaaaatgagaggggcacctgggtggctcagtggattaagccgctgccttcggctcaggtcatgatctcagggtcctgggatcgagccccacattgggctctctgctccgcggggagcctgcttcctcctctctctctgcctgcctctctgcctacttgtgatctctctctctgtcaaataaataaataaaatctttaaaaatgagaatatagGTATGGACTATTCATGCAAATATTAAGGTGTTGCATAAAAATATTGAGTAATGATAACTTTCTAAAGTCCCTGCACTTGTctaagaaaaagacaactatgaATTACACCCCAATTAATATTAGAAATATGTACATGGGATGCGAATATGGAGTTACACCTAAAATAGGTTAGAACTCAAACATTCTAGCAGTTTTTGCTGGTTGGTCCCTTTGAAAGTGTTTTGAGAATACAGAACTATATAAAATTCTTGCACTCAAATTTGAGGggtaatgttttataaatgtaacactggatttttaaaaaagaattcttgataTTAATTTGGTTGCACTGTAGCTTTATCTTAATTTACCACCCCcccaatattttaaattcatcttgAAAATGAACTAACAGAACATTAAGGTATGCTGTAAGTATCAATGTATTTGTATTAGGCCAAATAtagttatttacatttatttccaaGTAACTGAAACTTGACACTGCTTGCAATTTAAATAAACTGTATCATAAaatgagtgtgtgtatatatggtatgtgtatataatatgtatcttatatatacatataaaatatgtgttatttatACACAGTTACAGTAAAATATActctattttaatatttccaaTACTTTTACTCCCGGGGGATGTCAAAAATTCAATGGCATTGGCTCTCCAGTTTCTGGTTATTTCATGCTCCTGGTTATAGACCAGCCCTGAGATGGAGAGTACAGATAGATCCTAAGCCTTTGAGATTTCAGCTATATATTGTATGTGTCCAAATACACTATATGCatacattaatatatacatatcttaaaataattatatacataatacattttatatgttatatttttatttatattgtatttaatGGCACTAATGGAATAATCAGAAACTGGACAGTCCATAtgaccttctattttttttggtaCCTCTTGGAGTAAGAgtgttagaaaaattaaaattccatattcttttcaaataagtGGTATACAGATGATCATGACTGGGAGAACCATTGGGAACCACACATGCTAACAGCATCCTTAACTCTATTCTGtggcatatatataatttttccaaAAGCTCAAAGTGGAATGTAAAAATTATTAAGGTATTATATAtctggagatatatatatatatatatacacacacacatatatggataAGAGTCCATTGTgtgctttctaaattttttaattgtACTGTTTTTGAAGACAtgttatttaggggcacctgggtggctcagtgggttaagacctctgccttctgctcaggtcatgatcccagggtcctgggatcaagccccacatcgggctctctgctcatcggggagcctgttccccacccccaccccccagctgcctctctgcctacttgtgatttctgtctgtcaaataaataaaaattaaaaaaaaaaaagacacgttATTTAGATTGGACAAGTCTGGTATATTAACATTATTCAGGCAGAAAAGTgagttagattaaaaaaaaaaaaaacaaaaaaaaccaaactctggGCCCAGATAAAGAACTTTCAGGGGGAAAGGATGCACTTAGCCTTTGGAAACACCACCTCCTGTTAAGTGGTCTCGAGGTTCCCTGAGTCAGGCAGGTGCACAGTGCTCTGAGAACTCCCTCCCAGAAACCCTAGATGGAGATTGTGGTCTCTATTCAAGAACCAAAAGTCGTTGATGAGGGTTTTAATACAAGTTTTGAATTAATGGGCAAGACATCATACTGACTGAAAGTGAGGACGATTTCGGATGTCTGGACTCACagtaacagtaaaataaaaagggggaggggTGTGCACCAGAAGCATGAAAGAAAGCATGTTTAAGTAGTGCTAATGCgagaattaaaatgaaacaaacagaaCCATTTAGCTGTCACTTGGAATGGATTCAGCATGTAAACTGGCAGAATTCATGATGCTAATCAATTGGAACCAGTCCTGGGATGGGCTGAATCAGACCTCTAAGCTGTGTGTCTCATGACTCCTCTCTCCCCAGGTCCTGCAACTGTCTCTCTGAGGTCAGCATCACATCCAGAGCAAGCGACCGTCCTGGTTCTCTGGGAGTTCTGTGTCTACACAGGAAAGACCCACCTCCAGCAACGTTATAGATCAAGCCTCAAAGAGCTTCCTGAGAAACTCACTGGTGCTCTCTGGTTCactgaaacttcacttcaggagagtaaatttcattttaatgacaGTCACCATTGGGAACACAAAATGATTCGTAAGGAATTCTCAAATGATCCTGTGTATCAGCTTCTGACAAAAGTGTCCCCAGCCATACCCACAACACTATGGttactaagtaaataaataaatgtttgctttctttttgtccAAAAGTTAATAATTCTCAAAATACGATTTGGGGCCCGAGCCTCTTTCTGAGACCCTTTTGTTGGGACTGTGAGGCTAACTGTATTTGTGTAATAATCCTGAAACTTACTTAATTTTTGCACTGCTTTTCACTTGACAGTTACATAGCAATTGATtgaaagcagaaacaaatacTGTGtaagaatccagctgtcttctattaaacCAGATATTAAAGATACTTACGAAATGTAAAACCATGCCACTTCCTTCCCTAAATttttttgattttgaaaaatatagctatttttcttttttctttttttaaggatttatttatttgacagagcacaagtaggcagagaggcaggcagaaagagagaaggaagcaggctccttgctgagcagagagccagatgcggggcttgatccaaggaccctggcttgatccaaggaccctggcttgatccaaggaccctgggatcacgacctgagcccaaggcagaggctttaacccactgagccacccaggtgccctcgttATTTTTCATAATACATATATTGACAAAAAATTGGACTTGACCACATGAAAAAATCACAGTGAACAGAAATGCCACATGGGGACATGAAAGGGTGAGTGATGAACATGAAACAGGATCGATTTCCATCTTTGTGGAACTTCACTAGGAAAGAGGTGGTGGAGAACAGAGGATCTTGGTTTACCCAGGACACGTGCACAAGAAGTAATAGTAGGAAAATTCAACTGGAGATGTAAAGCCTGGATTAGCAGTCCTCATCCATAACTGGTGAAAAGAGATGATTAATTTAGGTTCtcactttcctctttctccatctttacCCCAACACCATGACATTGTTTTGTGCAAATATAGTCCTAGAGTGAGGGAGCAAGCAATTACATACCTTCCACGGATGTTAAGGAGTAACTGAAAGGAAATGTGACTTGGGAAGATTCCTTTAAATTGATTTATGTGGCTCACGAAGCATTCTGCTGGGAAGGAGGATGGTGGATGAAAAATGTTGGAATGACCTAAAGGAGATAAATGGAAGCCCTGCCAATATTTTCAATGCAAGTtgagagatatttttctttttcaccttaattttcagttttctcactgATTAACTTGATGGGTGGTTCTTAAAGTTAGAATTTGGATGGCAAATGAAATATGtacaataaaacaattttttaaagcattttgagacaaagagaacacaacaagcagcgggagagggacagatggagagagtgttttgcagactccccactgagcagggagtctgaccccaggaccttggcatcatgacctgagccaaaggcagacacctaaccgactgagtcacccaggtgtccctgcacaaTAAATGTCTTTTGCAGTGCTTGATgtttgtaatattaaaaaaagaaaagaaaaatgaccttACTGAAAGCACACAAGGTCAGAAAGTACCTTTCACAAATGAAGAGTGTACAAAAGCCTTCAGACGAAAATTTGCTTTTGCTTCTcgatcagaatttaaaaaaaaaaaaaaaaaaaaaaaggcagccttTGCAGCCGGCAGGCTCACTTGGCGCTGGTGTACTTGGTGACGACCTTGGTGCCCTCGGACACGGCGTGCTTGGCCAGCTCCCCGGGCAGCAGCAGGCGCACGGCCGTCTGGATCTCCCGGGACGTGATGGTCGAGCGCTTGTTGTAGTGCGCCAGGCGGGACGCCTCGCCCGCGATGCGCTCGAAGATGTCGTTGACGAACGAGTTCATGATGCCCATGGCCTTGGACGAGATGCCCGTGTCGGGGTGCACCTGCTTCAGCACCTTGTACACGTACACCGAGTAGCTCTCCTTGCGGCTGCGTTTGCGCTTCTTGCCGTCCTTCTGCGCCTTGGTCACCGCCTTCTTGGAGCCCTTCTTCGGGGCCGGCGCCGACTTGGCTGGCTCGGGTACCGCCAGAAACAACTGTTGAAGGCTTGAAAATAAAGCAGTGAGTGTGAGGCTCTAAGTGTCCTCCTTACTCACAGCTTCTTAGACCTGACCAGCTTTGGCAGAGTGGATAGTAACTAACACCCCTTATCCTCCTTTCCAACACCAAAAGCCCAAAGACTAAAGAAAAAACAGGCTCTACCTGTCATCTTTACTTAGCTCCTTACGCGGAGGTgatgaaacaaaaccaatgatTTGTAGTAAATACTGAGTGGCATCCTGTGGCTATCCAATCAAAGTAAGAGTCTTTGGAAACCAGGACTCCATTGGTTTAAATGTAACTGTAATTTTATCCAATGGCACAGCTTTATTTTGGCGCCCAGTGAGGACTATAAGAGAGGAAGCTTTCTCCTACTCTACTCAGCCTAGTCACTGGCAATTTCCTGGTATCATGTCGGGTCGCGGGAAGCAGGGCGGCAAGGCGCGCGCCAAGGCCAAGACGCGCTCGTCGCGGGCGGGTCTGCAGTTCCCGGTGGGCCGCGTGCACCGCCTGCTCCGCAAGGGCAACTACTCGGAGCGGGTCGGGGCCGGGGCACCCGTGTACCTGGCGGCCGTGCTCGAGTACCTGACGGCCGAGATCCTGGAGCTGGCGGGCAACGCGGCGCGCGACAACAAGAAGACGCGCATCATCCCGCGCCACCTGCAGCTGGCCATCCGCAACGACGAGGAGCTCAACAAGCTGCTGGGCCGCGTCACCATCGCGCAGGGCGGCGTGCTGCCCAACATCCAGGCCGTGCTGCTGCCCAAGAAGACCGAGAGCCACCACAAGGCCAAGGGCAAGTAAGGTCTCATTAGCAACAGCttccaaaccaaaccaaaaggcTCTTTTCAGGGCCACTCACTATTTCAGGAGAAGTGCTGTTACCGCAACTTAAAAAAGTTGTCCTAGTCTCTCCCTTGGGAAGGGGAAGACGATGTGGTGTCTCCCAATTTGcaagtggggcgggggggggggggggggggagtgtgtgGCCAATCGGGACCAGTGGGGCCAAATGGAATGGAAGTTATAGCGCGGGCTTTTCAAAGAACATATATTTCGGCCTCTGGTCCGTGGGACTTGGTGATTTGCAACAACCACGACTGCGTACAGCTGTTTTGAGAGAAATTTGGGTGGCTCTGAAAAGAGCCTTTGGGGTTTCGTTGCCTTTTTGAAGGCAAACTTCCTACTTCTTTTTCGGAGCCGCTTTCTTCGCCTTAGCAGCCTTAGGCTTCGCTGCCTTGGGCTTGGCGGCTTTGGGTTTGGCCGCTTTCGGCTTCACTGCCTTGGGCTTCGCGGGGCTCTTAGCCGCTTTCTTGGGTTTGGCAGCCGCCTTGGCCTTCTTGGGACTCTTGGCCACCTTTTTGACACCAGCAGCCGCGGGCTTCTTGGCTTTCTTGGGCGTCTTCTTCACCGCCTTCTTCGCCCCTGCAGCTTTCTTGGGTTTTTTCGGGGTGGTCCCGGAGGGCTTCTTGGCTTTTGCCGCGCCCGCCTTCTTGGCCTTGGGCTTGGCCTCGCCGGAGGCCGCCTTCTTGTTGAGCTTGAAGGAGCCCGAGGCGCCGGTGCCCTTGGTCTGCACCAGGGTGCCCTTGCTCACCAGGCTCTTGAGGCCCAGCTTGATGCGGCTGTTGTTC from Meles meles chromosome 5, mMelMel3.1 paternal haplotype, whole genome shotgun sequence includes these protein-coding regions:
- the LOC123942378 gene encoding histone H2A type 1-B; amino-acid sequence: MSGRGKQGGKARAKAKTRSSRAGLQFPVGRVHRLLRKGNYSERVGAGAPVYLAAVLEYLTAEILELAGNAARDNKKTRIIPRHLQLAIRNDEELNKLLGRVTIAQGGVLPNIQAVLLPKKTESHHKAKGK
- the LOC123941555 gene encoding histone H2B type 1-K-like; this translates as MPLSIYYKSLVLFHHLRLFLAVPEPAKSAPAPKKGSKKAVTKAQKDGKKRKRSRKESYSVYVYKVLKQVHPDTGISSKAMGIMNSFVNDIFERIAGEASRLAHYNKRSTITSREIQTAVRLLLPGELAKHAVSEGTKVVTKYTSAK
- the H1-5 gene encoding histone H1.5, encoding MSETAPAETAAPAPVEKSPAKKKATKKAAGGGAAKRKATGPPVSELITKAVAASKERNGLSLAALKKALAAAGYDVEKNNSRIKLGLKSLVSKGTLVQTKGTGASGSFKLNKKAASGEAKPKAKKAGAAKAKKPSGTTPKKPKKAAGAKKAVKKTPKKAKKPAAAGVKKVAKSPKKAKAAAKPKKAAKSPAKPKAVKPKAAKPKAAKPKAAKPKAAKAKKAAPKKK